TGATTTTGAGTCGCTAGCGGTCCAGGTCAATTTATACCAGGTTAATGTTGCTCTACGAATCCATGACCACCAGTTTTGATGGGTTGTGTCGCTTGTCACGAGCTGTTCTAATGCGACCAACTCATGGCGATTGTACGCCTCGACCAACCTTTGGCGCAGAgacgaggaaaagcaaaaataagGCAGAAATTCAAGGCCAGGGCGACGAACCTACAATGTCATTTTTTGCATAGTACTTTTTTCTATTGTGTCGTTTGTCCTTGTGGTTCATTTGCTTTCCatatctctctcccttttcccaACCATTCCGGTCGGAccaaaaagacaaaacagACGTACAGGAAGTGGCGTAATTTGTCACATCCTCAGCGCGGCCACGTCGAATGACCCCCAGATCACATCCCAGCCAACTATTGAGGAGAACGAGGGTCCATTCCGTCATGATCTTCCCCTACTGGCCATCTAAAAAGACCCGACCCAAACGGCCCCTGGCTGGATAGGATAAAAGCGACAGCTACAGCTTCAAGAATATGAACGTTGAAATGTTGTTTTCTGGCAGAACTGGAACTGTCGAACCAGATAGCTTGATATCAATCGAGTCGGTCGCACGCTTTCTGGAAAAAAACTACAACTTAATTCCGTCCTATTCTATCTAACGGCGGAAATAAACGTTGGCGCTTCGGCCAACGAATTGCTCGTGGATGGTCTAGTCTTATAGGATggagcaaaggaaagaagggtCGCATCCTTGCTACAAATTGTCGCATGCGACAAAGACATAGCGGCCAAGCGGGCGACAGCGCCCAATTGTTGCCTCGTTTCATGATCTGCGCCTGTCTAGACTGAGTCGTAGTCGTTGTTCTTTTACCCCTCCCTCCTCGGGAACGGTGGACTACGTTAGTTCGATGCCTACTCCGTTAGGATGGATCCCCGTTCGCCTGTTGGGCGCAGATGACAAACGGCCATCGGCGGGGATCGCAAGCTGGAGCTTTCATAACTACTATCTCTGCTACTCTACAACATGCGCTGGTGCTGCGACATCATCCTGTCAAGGTCCCCATTTCCCACACCCCAAAGGTTGGCCGTCCGTAGAGAGCGGTAGATACCCAGTCAGTTATGTATTTGTCGCATtggggaaagaaaacgaaaaatggtgagaagaaagagagataaCCCTTGCGCAGAGGTAACCAAACGACAGTGCAGCTGGCGCAAAGATGCCGTTGGCGCAGGATTAATTGGACGAGTCCGTTTGAATGACCCGACGGAGGACAGACTCCATACATAAGTGGTATCGGTCCCTCAGATCACATTGTCACCGTACGTATTGTACGcacatacatatatatccCTACGTCAAGTAGTCCACTAGAGCTAAGTCACTATTGTGAATTAAGATGGGAAAAAGAGAGGCGAAGGGAAGAATGGGATTTGACACGAAATCCCGGCAGTCATTGGGAATCAAAAGCGGGGCCACTTTGCCAGCCCATCATTTGATTTAAATAGCACTATTGACCCAAACCGGTGGTGGTTGTCAGCGTATGGATGCACACCGAAAGTTTGGGTAATTCAATGACCACTTGGCACGGTTCCCACAGTTTTACCGACTGTGCATGAGGAATGAAAAGGTCGAACTAAAAAATGTGGGAAGCGAATGTACATTGATATAAAACAGTCGATTGTCCTCAGCCGAAAGAACGCAAGGATGTGTGCGGACTCACCTGATTCCTTCTTAATTGTTCTGTCGCTCCGCCCAGTGGGCTATTGTGGATGTTTATGTTGAAGACAAGACAAAGCTACGAATCCCGCGGCTTCATGATAGGTACCGCCGGATCCGCGTCCCACATTGGAGGCCAGTGGTGGCTTTTTTTTCGGCGATACGGGTGCGAACGGGAATCGAAGAACCCAGTCGGCTTGGTGgccaaagcaaagaagagaagtctCAATCTTTGAACTTCGTAAATACCAGGACTAACTATTCTGGATTGTCTGTCTTCGATAAAAGACCGGTTCCTTCCGGTGGGGTTGATCGCACAGCTGCGAAATTACTCTGACCTTGCGATTCCAGGCAAAGTGAAGTGACTATTAGGAAGCCCACTTATGAGATCGACTATCGATAATCTAAAGAGAAGACTGACGAATATCAAAGCGCTGTAGGTAGACCAGTCTATTCCTTCCACTGACTACCAAAAGCGTCCAACGCCCTGCTAAAACGGTGGGATGGCGGGTCTTATGGATCACGTGGGCTCGCGTTTAATGGGATTCAAATTCGTGTTTCCCGGCGCGTCCAAAGTGCGGTGAGGCGATACCGCCTACATCAAACCATTCGAGGTCTTTTCTATCAGAAGAATATATGAAATAGAATCGCATGGCTCTGTAGCATACGCAAGTTATTTTTCAGATATTCACACATGGGTTTTGGGGTCACTTTGGCTGTTGATGCAAAAGCATGTGTCGATGGGAAGACGCGATCAGTGATGTCATGGGGTCTGGGGCACACAAACCATGCAAACACTGGGATGACATAAGCATACCACAGCAACCCTGGAAACGGAATAgcgtggttgttgttgacggTAACCAAGTAAGGCAGTAACCGCTACCGGGCAGTGGATGATGGGGGTTCCCGTCGCTCCCTAGAGACGATGGTATTGTTTGTTCGTCGCTCTCATTCTTTTCGGCAGCAACACGAGtaccttctcctccctcgtGCGACAATTTTAGATGCTGCGGTGGGCATACTTCTTCGTTTCTCATTAAATTGAAGTGCGGCGGATCCGAGATCTCTCGACCAAATTTTCCTGGTCGGTACTGTCGCAACTGCTTTAGCGCGGCTGGTTGTTTGTTTAGGGTGGTTTTAGTATAACTTAGCTGCTGCTCCTTCAACCCCTTCGCAGCGAATAGGTAAACAACCATCCGGGTGTCTCCCCAAaacatcaacatccacaGTCGAGTGAAGGCATTAAAGTCTTCTTGTGACCCAAAATGGATGCAAAGGTGTGTATCCCCCATTTTCTTCGTTTGTAGCCATCATCCATCAAGTTTGTCGGGGTATCCCTCTCTGCGTCCATGTTTACAAACCTTGACGCGCTTGGTGTTATCCTTCCTGTGTCTACATTTTGGCGTCGCATACATGTTACGAATCGTATACTGACATGCAATTGATTGTAGCCTCAGCGAATTCGCGTCCGTGGGGACGAGAATGCTGCCTTCCCTCTGACTAGCAAAACGGTTCATCAGAAAAACAAATCGACCCCCGCCTTGTCCACTATGTTCCAGAATGGCGTGACGAAGAATGGGCCAAGAAGAGCCGCTTTTGGAGATGTCAGCAATACTGTGAAAACCGTCCAAGGCATTCGGGATGACATCTCTGTTGCAGCAAAGAAACAGATCAAGCCATTGGAGAAGCCTTCCGTGCAGGCCACGGAGAGGAAATCCTCTGTCTTGGCCCAACCTGCCCAGCGGCCAATGTCGGTGGCGGGAGTCAAAGGCCTATCGAGCAATGTGACGACTTCCAAACCCCTGGAGCCCATCGGAAAGTCGATCGGCGTGCCGCAGCATACCGCCAACGCCCGAAAGGCCCTGAACAAGCGAGGAACAGTGTTCAAAGATCACATGGAACCATTGACGGAAAAACGCGAACTTACATCCAAGGAAACAACACAAACTAAGGAAGGGATTACTGGGGGCCAACTCGCGCATTCGTCTACGGCGCCGTCGCAGCTCAGCAGcctgaaggaaaaggacgTGGTCAACGAGGGATCAAATGATGAGTCGGAGACCCATGACGAACATTCCATTGTCAGCTCTGAagttgatggagaggagaaggacgCACCCAAGCTCGACGAGGATGTTTGTAAGGTCCAGGGTATTAAGGAACTCAGGGAAGCCTCTGAACCCGGTACGGCAACGGATGCCGACGGCTCAGACCGCGCTGTGAAGCCACAACGTGTATCTGTTCCTGGCGCACATATGTCTCATGAACATGTGCCCGCCCACTCGGAGCCGGAAGAGTCCTgggacgacgaggatgacgaaaatgaagaagaggatgagtaTATCACTGCTCGCTCCTATCGATCCCGTGGCGAAAACACAACTGGCGCGACTACTACAATACTCTTTCCGAAATATACGCAGCAAGTGAGACGGGAGTTGGCACTGGCCAAGCAAATCGTCGAGGCAACACGGACAGTGGAGGATATTGAGGACGAATATTGGGATACGAGCATGGTCGCGGAATATAGTGAAGATATATTCGATTACATGCGGGAACAGGAGGTGTGTTACTATGGATCTTGAGAGATGCTCGAGGATAGTCGCTAACTGCACATAGATCAAAATGCTGCCAAACGCGCACTATATGGACAACCAAGCGGAAATCCAATGGTCTATGCGGTCTGTCCTGATGGACTGGCTTGTCCAGGTCCACCATCGGTTCTCTCTGCTTCCTGAGACCCTTTTCTTGTGTGTCAACTATATCGACCGCTTCCTGTCCTGCAAGATAGTCTCTCTAGGCAAATTGCAGCTTGTTGGTGCTACCGCGATCTTCATTGCTGCCAAGTACGAAGAGATAAACTGTCCTTCCGTGCAAGAGATTGTTTATATGGTCGACGGAGGCTACACAGCCGATGAGATTCTCAAGGCGGAACGCTTCATGCTCACTATGCTGCAGTTCGAGCTCGGATGGCCCGGTCCCATGAGCTTTCTGCGGAAGATCAGCAAAGCTGATGACTACGACCTGGAGACCCGGACACTGGCGAAGTATTTCTTGGAGATTACCATCATGGATGAACGCTTCGTCGGATGCCCACCAAGCTTTACAGCTGCTGGCGCTCATTGTCTTGCAAGGATGATGTTGAGAAAAGGGAACTGGGTAAGTTTACAGAGACCTGTTGGTCGTGGGTGCCCCCGCTAACATTGGAACAGACGCCTGCCCATGTCCATTACGCGGGATACACCTATTCACAGCTTTACCCGCTTATTTCCCTCATGGTGGAATGCTGCGAGATCCCTCGCAAGCACCATGCGGCTATTTATGAAAAGTACACTGACAAACGGTTCAAGCGCGCTTCGCTTTTCGTCGAGGCTGAAATGAGAAAAGGCTTTCATCTGCCGGAGGTCACTCGGGAAAAGAGTCTTTGCAATCCGCCATCTCTTGACGCCGGACATCAGTGGAAGCGCGCATAACTGCCACTCTGTTTAGTCAAGGACGCCTGACTACTTAACATGCTTGAGTATTGATTGATGAACATGAAACAAATATAAAAAATGGAAACGAAAAACAGTCaggcaagaaaaacaagggaAAATGAGGGAAACGAAGTGCACGTGACCATAGCTCTGCCAACACACTTTTATCATGACACTTTCTTTTGTCACCTGCACACGACTTTGTATGCCATTTGGGATTTAGAACACGGGGTGGAgttttgcttcttttccGGTATCGGGAGTTTTAATAGGTATGATAGGTCGATGGTTTCTcttattccttttcttaatTAATCTGCAccctttttatttcctttgttacATAGGGACTTCATGAAAATGCCCTGCATTAATGCCTCTTATTCcctttgttttttcttttttttggacttgtgttcttcttttattCATCCTCTTATTCTCTGTGGTTATCATCCAGGCTTAGTACATAGGAACTAGTCAATTGGATCTCGTATTGAAGATGCTTGAATCTATCAAACCGAccgaggagaagaaatcgaTCATGAACGATGGCACTACACCTATCTGAGATATCTGAGTATCAAAAGTGTCAGTTTGTATGGAATACAGAGCTACGCAGCTCGCTTACTGATTACTACTACTTAAAAAGGCCATTTAGTGCAACCTCCGGAGTAATGAGAGCGCCTTTAAGAGCAGATCTCCAAACCGCCAGGAATATTGGGATACTACTAATTAATTCATCTGACGACATCTAAAGTGTGCAATGCCTAAGGTGTTGACGCTGCTTAGATGCGACAAGCCAATGCCGCCGCCTTCAAATTAGTCAGTGCTAAGCCAGTTCTGATTGATTCAGTAGTTCACAGttatataataactatataattagactAAGCAGACTAAGCAGATCAAGTAGACTAAAGCTTCAAGCATACTAAATACATCATATAGACCAAGCAGACCAGCCAAACTACACAGACCAGCTAAACTACATAGACCAACCCAGATTACGCAGACCAGATTCACCAGACAGTTAAATCTAATTAGCCAGACTGGGGACCAGACGGTTCAATCAGACTATGTACACCAAACAGACCAAGCAGTCTGTAGACTAAGTAGACTAAGCAGTCTCttgtatgtacatagtaATCTAGATATCTCCACAACCAGagatagtataatatataatctacGTAGAAGATATGATTATGCAAGATATATGGTATATAAACCAGAAAAGTTTCAATAACTAATCGTTTAGTCAGTATTAAATATCACATTTACAGCTGtagttttaatattcttaGTCTGTAGGCTGAGAACACAAGAAAGCAATTGTCGATAATcaattatagatttatatagccattcttatactatatcctaaattttatatctctctctatctctggTTGTGGAGGTTTTGAGTACCAAAATGGCCAATTTATACAGAGCTGCGTAGTCCGCTTGCACACACAGCTCGCTTGCCGATTACGTTAAGTGGCCCGATATTGTAGTGGTACGCTCAAAGGTCCCTAATTGGGGGTggtctatataattcttgATATAGAGTTCTGGGCTGAGACAGAAGTAGCAGGTTCCTGATATACTGAGGTTCTTGGCTGCGTGGATCCTGGCCATGTCCCTCAAACAAGGTGCCCTTCGAGGACATTTTCAATCTGAACTTGGTAGAACGGCTGATTCTACTAAGGTGTTTCGCTGGTTAAGATTACTGCCTTTTCCTATAGCGTTAGGTCGAAGGTATTGCAACACCCGGTCTTCGACAGCCGTGTGAACCTTGATATTTCCACATAATCGAAAGCTTTCAAGCCCTcctatataaattaattttttctttctttctttctttctttctttctttttctttttctttttcttttttttttttttctaaaaaaaaaaaagttggcTCGTTGTCTAGATAGAATCCTCACTTATGTAGGAGCTGCTTACCAGTTCTGACTAGGCTAACTATGCCGATAAGGTCTCAGCAGGAGACAATGAGATGTTTAGTTAGGATATAGCCACACGCTCAGCTGAACTATCTATTTGAAGATTTTCAATATGAAGCACTTGTAACCTGTAGGATGACGTCTTACTATACCTAATTTTGACTAATCCGTAAGCTTGAGCCTTAACTGTCTACCTGAACTGCCTGTTTAGAACTGAGCTTTGCTTCTACTATTGCCACTACGCCAAGGGAGAAAAGTGCTTTTCTAAAGCTCATTTTAAACACATAAAGACATCTATATCTTGTTCTAAAGTAACTTTTCATCTAGACCTCACATCACAGGCGCAACTATCTATCCCAGTAGGTATAACCAAACCGGTCAAACCACTACTGATCCAATCCATTCAACTCAATCAATCTCTTCACAACCTCAATAACCCGGCCCGTAATATCATCCTTCCCCGCCCTGTCAATAGATAGAGAGGCGGGGTTATCAATCCGCGCTGCAATGATCTCATCTACCATCATACGTAAGCGAGAAACAAGGACACCGATTCTCGCCCACCCACGGAGCCGTAGCCAGCCATCGACGATAAGGCCACGGCCTGTTGTATCGAGATCTATGGATCCGCAGAACAGGAGAAGGGAATAGGCGTTGAACGCTGTGTCCGGTTGATTAGTAACGGTCAAGTCTCGCATGATTTCGCCAAGTATATGGTATAATGGAAGTGAACATAGAGCAGgaataaatatagagaacTTACGAGTTAAATCACGAATGAAGACCTTGCTTGTCGCCATCTTAGTGAAGTAGCTTAGATACGCTGCCGAGCCGGGGTAGCTCTGGGCCGAGAACAGGAGGGAGCTGGGGTGGATGAAAACGCGGCCGTTTTCCTGGTTGAAGTATTTGATTGTCCTAGCGTCTGGGTCGACTTCAACGGTTCCTGTGACGGAGCTCATGAATTTCTTGTCTGGGAAGGAAATCTGCGCGATTTGGGGTTGGAAGGCGCCGGCGATTAGGGCTCGGAGGAGGCTTCGATTGCCTGCGTTGCGGTTCCAGCGCGGGTCGGCCGAGTCCGAAGAGTAGTCAACGGGGAGGAGGCCGGCGTCTTTGAGGGAGGTGAGGAGTTGGGCTTTATTGGAGGAGATGTCACGGAGGGTTTGGTGGGAGAGGAAGTTTGCGCTGCACCATGATTGTGTTTGCCAGTATCCTTGGGCTTTGACACGCTCTGACCATTGTTGGTAGGCTGTGAGGTCGGTGAGCAAGTCGCCATCTCCGCGGGAGAAGGATGCTTTGGCAGCATTTGCATCCTCGCGCTTGTCGCGGGGTGAGACGAAGGGGCTCTTCACTGTTAGAATTGCGGAGATGGTGATGCAGTGGTCTATGCAGTTGAATATGGAGCCGTAGACCATGAGTTTGGCGCATCGTAAGTCGGCGGGGATCATGGATAAGTATCGCCCAAGGGCTGTCAGTTTGTCATGGTCCAGGGCGCCCACACGGTGAAGGAAGCCCAAGGCTCCTTCAACGGCCACGCTTTCAGGAGGGGTGATGGTATTAGCCAGGAAAGTTGCGACGTCGTTGATGCCCTGCATAGACTTGACGGAGAGGCATAGTTGTTCTAATGGTACCCGGCGGATTTCAGGGTCCGGTCGTGGCGCCATCTTATTCTCTGCTTGCCGAGTGTAGAGCTTGTAGCATGCACCAGCCCTAACACGACCAGCACGTCCTCGTCGTTGCTTACAGGCGGCTTGCGATGCCCATACTTCTTGTAGTCGGACCATGTTATCCTTAGGGTCGTAACTCGTTTCCTTGACGCGGCCAGTATCGATAACCGCGACAACATCTTCAATTGTGATTGACGTCTCAGCCACATTGGTTGCTGCAATaacctttctctttcctttcggGGGACTCAAGAATACACGCCGTTGCTCAGCTGGCAGAAGGGATGCATGCAAAGGAAGTGGATGGACATTGGGAATCCTCTTCACGGCGTTCAGGCACCTTTCAATTTCCAAGGTACCgggcaagaagatgagaatgcCTCCCGGTTGATCTCCAAGCTGGGCGTCAACATACCGAACAGTAGACGTGATCAATTCGTAATTGATACCCATGCCCATGTTCCGAAGAATCTTGCCAAGTGACTCTTCTCCCTGAGGAGAAGAATCTTCCTCAAAGTCCCGCTCAGCCAACTCTGGTGAAAATCCTGTGTCACGGATGATGTCGTCCAGGTAAAAGTCAGACACAGGGAAAGTCCGCCCAGGGATGTTCACCAGTCCAACATTCTGGCGACCACCAAAGTAGTTGATGAAGATTTCCGCGTCAAGAGTTGCACTCATTAGTATGACCTTAATATCTTTGCGGTACCGAAGAACATCGCGTAGGAGAGCAAGCAGAAAATCGGTATCAAGACTCCGTTCATGAACTTCATCCACTACGATATGTGTGACATCTGCGAGAGAGCCTGCAACATTGCCATCCGCACCGCTTCCAGACTGTATACGGCGCAGTAAAACACCAGTAGTGACAAAAGTGATCTTTGTCGCCCCAGATTTGACCTTGGAGTCACCTCGGATGACGTATCCAACCTCATCTCCTACAGAGGTGCATCGCTCGTCGCTCACACGATCCGCAAGACCTAAAGCAGAGATCCTACGTGGCTGTGTACAGATAATGTTCGCAATGCCTCCGAGATCTCGCCTGATCATATCGTCCAATATGAACTGAACGGACTGGGTACTTTTACCGCTACCTGTCTCACCAGAGATGATGGTAACCTGATGTGAATTCACTGCACGTACGATAGCATCTTGAATGTTCCAAGCAGGAAGTGATTCTCGCTTTCGAGTCATATCCTGTTGAGCTGGCGTGGACTGCCTGGCCTGCCAGGCCTCCCGAACAGATATACTCTGAGGCGAGCCCGGTTGCCAGCTAATCTCCCTACTCTTCTTGCGAGATTGGCGCACAGGAAGTTCTAAGATACTTCCAGTAGTGGATGGCGTTGCGGCGACCGTTGCGATATCTCGCAACTTGCCAGGATTTTGCATAATTTCTGGAAGATGCATCTCTAACCAGTCAAGCACATTGTATACCATTGGCTCTCCCAAAAAGTTTTCCTCTGCATGCTTCACTGCTTGACGAATCGCGCTAAGCCGAATATAAGAAGGGATACCTTTCGCTTGAATCGAAATAATCGGCACTGAGGATGGATAATGATTTGAGGGTCTTTGGAATCGGAATGTAGTTGATTCTGGCAAGTCTGAGGACTCGCTCTTGATCTCACATACTTTGGGCGATACCTTAATATAGCGCTCCCCGAAGATAGCTTCGAGGGTCTCCTGTTCTTCGGCCCAGGAATCATCGCCTTCAGAAGATACAGCGCCTGCAGTAGAACTCGTTCCATACACTAATGTGTGTTGTAGCATTTCAGCAGTTGCAAGTTCATCACCTTGCTTGCTGTCCAGAGCCCGCGAGCAAAGGTCTGCAGAATAGCCGATGGTGGCCAGCCGCTTGATCTTCGCCTCTCTTGCAAGATCATCACTCGCTAGACTCACGCCAGCAGAGTATGACTCTGGTAGACACCAAGATGGAAGATCATCCTCTGGAACATAGATCAGAAGCCATTCGAGCACCTCTTCTCTGTCTTTGCATGCAGAAGTCGCCTCGTCTACATGGCTGCGCCGGAAGCCCAAGCGAGTGAACTCCTCAATGATGGAGTTACGCTCGGATTCCGGGATCTTCACATTATAAGGATTCCAAATCGCATGCTGCTGTAAGAGGGTCTCAATTTCTCTGCGCACTTTACTCCCCAGGTCCACTTTCGGAGCGTTCGACCAGATCCTTTTCCCTCTATTATCACCGCTAGACCCCAAGCCCAACTCAACCGCTGGTTGATCCTTCGCCTTAGCCTGGTTCTTTTCTCGCTCTTTCCGTTTTTTCTCCAAATCGGCCGCGGCACTTTCCCGCTCTTGCTTAGCCAAAAATGGGTCTGCTTCGTACATCCACCCTTTACCTTCTTTGGTGTCGGCAGTCTTAATATCAGCGAAATCCTCTTTCCAAAGCTTCTTATAGGTCGGCGGAAGCATCATGTGAATGTTCCTCATGTTACAGACCCGATACAGAGCATACACAGCAGCAAAGTGACGAGCTTCCAGTGCCGTAGGTTGCGCAGCCAAGTGCTTGTGTGACGGAGGTGGCTTCATAGGGGGAAGGGTAGTTGCTTCGCGAGTCTTAGGGTCGACACGTTTCAAGATAACCGCTGACATATAACCTTCTTGTGTTTTTGTCTAGTGTGCAGTATGAACCATTAGCCAAAAGCTGAGCTAAACTTGCGCCGTGTGGCGACATGTTATTTAAGAACATCCTATCCGTCCATTGCTCACCATTGTATACTCAGGCTTCTCCCACTTCTGCTTCTGACAATGCTCCGAGAGCATATTCACCGGTAGTTTACCGGTCCATGACGCGCCACCGATGACCTGCTTCACAGAAggtttcttctgctcatCCGGTGGAGGCTGCGCTTTCTTTGCTGCTTCAGCCGCCGTTTTCTCTGCGGCGGCTTTGGCTTGCTTGGTGCCCGGTTTGGGACCTCCTCCACGGGCgtcagctttcttcttaGGGCCCATTCTGCCACGGTTATTTGCTATCTTAAAGGAGACGCCCGTGGAGCAATCGCACCTTTCGATAGAGAAAAGGAGTGGTGTGAATTGCTGTTAAAGCGGAAGTTGGTTGTCCCGCACCAGGGCCGCTTTTTTTGGACCGTAGGGCTGCGGGGAAGTCGCCGCGGATCGCCTTCTGGTTCAGCTTCGCTTCCTCCGCAGTCACTTGCTACTCCGAACACAACCATGACAACCTGACTACATCTGACGGCCAAACGGGCCCTATATCTTAATCGCAATATCTACACCAACTATGGCAGATGACTCACCAAATCTAGAAGACCAAGCTGCGGCAGCTGCGACCGTCGCGGCAGAATCAAAGTCGGGGAAAAGAGACGCCTGTATGTACGCACTCGTCATGCATGCAAAGTCCTTGTCtactaaaagaaaaaggctaaTTTCAATAGTCGCTGAGCTCCTCACCCCTAAACCCAAGCACGCAAAGTACGCAAAAGACGGCCCTTCCAAAGATACGTCAAATAAGAGAGCCATCGGTGGCCCGCGCGACGGCCTAGGCGCCTATATCGCAAAACCGGAATCTTTCCCTTCCAGTATCGTTGTGTATCACAACGATGACTTCGTCGCAATTCACGATCTTTTCCCAAAGTCAACGCTCCATCTACTTCTACTTCCGCGGGATTCGTCCAAAACCCGTCTCCACCCTTTCGAGGCCTTCGAAGATCCAGAGTTCCTGAAAaaagtgaaagaagagacaaagaaacttCGATCTTTAGCCGCGGCTGAGCTTAGACGGAGATATGGGAAAAGCTCCGCTCAGGATAAAGCGAGGCAAGAGGCGCTTAGTGCAGATCCTCCTCCGGATGAACTGCCACAGGGACGAAACTGGGAACAAGAGATCATGTGCGGGATCCATGCGCATCCATCTATGAATCATCTACATATTCATGTTATCTCGGTGGACAGGTACAGCGACCGGCTGAAACACAAAAAGCATTACAATAGTTTTTCCACGCCGTTCTTCGTTCCTATCGATGATTTTCCCCTGGCGCAAAACGATGTCAGGCGACATCCTACTAGCGAGGGCTATTTGCGGCGAGATTACACATGCTGGCGTTGTGGGAGGGACTTTGGAAACAGATTTTCTGAGTTGAAGATACATTTAGAGAAGGAGTTCGACGAGTGGAAGCGCCTGTAAGCGGAGCTTCTAGAAGCTAGAATTACTAATTTCAATTGTCGTGAATAAATATACACGCCCCAATCTGCGATGGCAGTGGCTTGCGACCAATCACATTTTCAGCGATCTTTGGTCCCAAGCTTGTTGGTAAACTCTCACAAGAATATTGGTGTAATAACCATACAAGGTCCAAAATAAACGAGGCCCCACTCTTCCCTCTATATTTCCACAAAAGCGCTGCCGCTGACTCCTTTAAGCACGGCTCTTGGATCGGGTGTTACCCTTCACCTTCCGGGCCTCAGGGCGGTTAATGTGGTGGGCGGGAATCCAGTCAGCATTGTAGGTGGTCGCCGATGAGACTGCTGGGCTGCTGGGTTCGACggtctcggccttcttcgcagCACCAGAAGTCTTCTTGGTGTACTCAGCACCCTTTCCGCTCTTGCGCTTCTGAGGGAAGTACGGAGCAACCCAGACAGTGTAGAAGAAGTAGACAACACCGGAGAAGCAggccaggaggaagaaataCAGGAAAAGACTAGAATGAATAGTTAGCGATTGGTTGCGAATGCGTCAAGCAGCCCATCTTACATCTGGGGGTCGAAGAAGCTAGTTTCGGGCTCCACAACACTGACGGTGCCATTGTAGGCGTAGACTGTGTAGAATCTGCCCTCATTGTCGGAGATTATGGAAGCAAGGCTAAGTCTGAGGTCCTGGGGATGCA
The sequence above is a segment of the Aspergillus flavus chromosome 4, complete sequence genome. Coding sequences within it:
- a CDS encoding putative translocon-associated protein, alpha subunit (hypothetical protein Ao3042_07869); translation: MARFSFLSLALLSVQALIGGSLAADAAEKAEETVAPKLALTAQATFPASEIFGVKIVNGYPTQALVAFTNDEPAPVKVNFIGGTLSTLDEENSVIVRNLTATGYSVEIPAGETETLSYQITTEMHPQDLRLSLASIISDNEGRFYTVYAYNGTVSVVEPETSFFDPQILFLYFFLLACFSGVVYFFYTVWVAPYFPQKRKSGKGAEYTKKTSGAAKKAETVEPSSPAVSSATTYNADWIPAHHINRPEARKVKGNTRSKSRA